In one uncultured Methanoregula sp. genomic region, the following are encoded:
- a CDS encoding solute carrier family 23 protein: MKLLSQIDEIPPAKTLIVATLQWFIILMPSALIYGMMVAPMLYTEPALQMQVIQAVFVVSGIFQILQVFIGHRLPIGVGPTAIIIIGVGAGLAYTTNAIFTAMILCGLAICGLAVVKAHHLLKKLFTFNIIVTVLLMGCFAVTPMILGLIIPSSPVANPTDYLVFAILFTLFIIGLSGFLRGMAKQLLLPFAMILGVVLYVLVFPFQVPAISSAPFGLFSGIVPTGFEFSLPLLVAFLFCFFTVLVIDFSAVESMELTLRPEGMDRRFRAGMAVTGLSSVAAGLAGTIGCANSNFSMNVVLASRQGSRYPLACAGILFLIIGFSPVIVSTLMAIPTVVIACLFIYLLGGMFAATLSLAKKRSGGIGYNSGLVIGVALIFATLIAFLPVTTKTLMGNRIEPVLANSFIVGIFSALVIEHIFFRGQAEQEIQREEEKEATGGQGEQVQPEKGAG, encoded by the coding sequence ATGAAACTTCTCTCGCAGATAGATGAGATCCCTCCGGCAAAAACCCTGATTGTAGCAACGCTCCAGTGGTTCATCATCCTCATGCCTTCGGCCCTGATATACGGCATGATGGTTGCACCCATGCTGTATACCGAACCGGCACTCCAGATGCAGGTGATCCAGGCGGTCTTTGTCGTAAGCGGCATCTTCCAGATCCTCCAGGTGTTCATCGGGCACCGCCTGCCAATCGGCGTGGGTCCCACGGCCATCATCATCATCGGTGTTGGTGCCGGGCTTGCCTATACCACGAACGCGATCTTCACCGCGATGATCCTCTGCGGTCTTGCCATCTGCGGTCTTGCAGTTGTCAAGGCTCACCATCTCTTAAAAAAACTCTTCACGTTCAACATCATCGTCACCGTGCTCCTGATGGGATGCTTTGCGGTCACACCCATGATCCTCGGCCTGATCATCCCCTCCTCCCCGGTTGCGAACCCGACCGATTACCTGGTCTTTGCCATCCTCTTCACACTCTTCATCATCGGTCTTTCCGGGTTTCTCAGGGGAATGGCAAAACAGCTCCTGCTGCCGTTTGCCATGATCCTCGGCGTGGTCCTGTACGTGCTGGTATTCCCATTCCAGGTCCCGGCCATCAGCAGCGCCCCGTTCGGGCTCTTTTCCGGCATTGTTCCCACGGGATTCGAGTTCAGTCTCCCGCTTCTCGTTGCATTCCTCTTCTGTTTTTTTACGGTCCTTGTCATCGACTTTTCCGCGGTCGAATCCATGGAACTCACGCTCAGACCGGAGGGTATGGACCGCCGGTTCCGGGCCGGGATGGCGGTGACGGGGCTCTCCAGCGTTGCTGCCGGCCTTGCCGGGACCATCGGCTGTGCCAACTCCAACTTCTCGATGAACGTTGTCCTCGCGAGCCGGCAGGGATCCCGGTACCCGCTCGCGTGCGCCGGCATCCTCTTCCTGATCATCGGGTTTTCCCCGGTCATTGTCTCGACCCTGATGGCGATTCCCACGGTTGTTATCGCGTGTCTCTTCATCTACCTGCTCGGGGGAATGTTTGCCGCAACGCTCAGCCTTGCAAAGAAACGGAGCGGGGGCATCGGGTATAATTCCGGGCTTGTTATCGGCGTTGCCCTCATCTTTGCCACGCTCATCGCATTCCTCCCGGTCACCACGAAGACCCTGATGGGTAACAGGATCGAACCGGTCCTTGCCAATTCATTTATCGTGGGGATCTTCTCCGCCCTTGTTATCGAACATATCTTTTTCCGGGGACAGGCGGAACAGGAGATACAGCGTGAGGAAGAGAAGGAGGCAACCGGCGGGCAGGGGGAGCAGGTTCAGCCGGAGAAGGGTGCCGGGTGA
- a CDS encoding glycosyltransferase family 39 protein — protein sequence MQSPVRFTDTLPVIIRRYDFILLFLLLFLVYNTVSGFGTISGDVAPASLLPVALLTTHTPYLDYATPFISSPHYSYAFPLVQGHYVSLFPIVTPVLATPVYAISYVLCNLFGVTFTFNEFFLLAKTAAAVIAALAGVLVYLSGKELFSKRIALLTTIIFAFATSTWSISSQALWQQGTVELLLSALLYLIIRNEKKESLVYLLLMGILSGLFVFNRPPDSLLLIPVIFYMVWYQRTKIHYYLIGGILGGLPFLYYNYSIFGSVFGGYADNLSLFAVNGGFVGHLLGLLLSPNGGLFIFCPVLLLSLAGFYLIYSNRDSHIRTLLLVSGLAVLLEILMYSFWNTLSASAAFCFGPRYLTGLIPILCLFTGYFLEDWFGTGKAGHQGTKQWIAVAVVGGLIVVSICIQFIGAFYYLWSSDANKTMNDDRAWNITDSVIIGSYTTGSPKITGVSIYTLPPLPPLFDYNFRSSGT from the coding sequence GTGCAATCTCCTGTAAGATTCACGGATACCCTGCCCGTCATCATCAGACGTTACGATTTCATTCTCCTGTTTCTCCTCCTTTTTCTTGTATATAACACCGTCTCCGGTTTTGGAACGATCAGCGGTGATGTTGCCCCGGCATCGCTCCTCCCGGTAGCGCTGCTGACAACCCATACCCCGTATCTGGATTATGCCACCCCGTTTATCTCCAGTCCGCATTACTCGTACGCGTTCCCGCTCGTGCAGGGGCATTATGTCTCGCTTTTCCCGATCGTTACACCGGTTCTTGCCACGCCGGTATATGCGATATCGTATGTCCTGTGCAACCTCTTTGGTGTTACTTTTACCTTCAATGAGTTCTTCCTTCTTGCAAAGACTGCAGCTGCCGTTATTGCTGCCCTTGCCGGAGTCCTTGTATATCTTTCAGGAAAAGAGCTGTTCTCAAAGAGAATTGCCCTCCTTACGACAATCATCTTTGCCTTTGCAACCAGTACCTGGTCGATCAGCAGCCAGGCCCTCTGGCAACAGGGTACCGTTGAACTGCTCCTTTCCGCACTGCTCTACCTCATCATACGAAATGAAAAGAAGGAATCTCTGGTCTACCTTCTCCTCATGGGGATACTTTCCGGACTCTTTGTCTTTAACCGTCCGCCCGATTCCCTCCTCCTGATCCCGGTAATTTTCTATATGGTGTGGTACCAGAGGACAAAGATTCACTATTACCTGATCGGGGGAATTCTGGGGGGACTTCCCTTTTTGTATTACAATTATTCCATTTTCGGGAGCGTGTTTGGAGGGTATGCAGACAACCTCTCCCTTTTTGCAGTGAATGGGGGTTTTGTCGGGCATCTGCTGGGACTTCTTCTCTCGCCAAACGGGGGACTGTTTATCTTCTGTCCGGTTCTTCTGCTATCCCTCGCCGGGTTTTATCTGATTTATTCCAACAGGGATTCTCATATCAGGACACTTCTGCTTGTATCCGGGCTGGCAGTTCTTCTTGAGATCCTTATGTACAGCTTCTGGAATACGTTGTCAGCATCAGCTGCATTCTGTTTTGGACCCCGGTATTTGACCGGCCTCATCCCGATCTTGTGCCTGTTTACCGGGTATTTCCTGGAAGACTGGTTTGGCACAGGAAAGGCCGGGCACCAGGGAACGAAACAATGGATTGCCGTTGCAGTTGTCGGTGGCCTGATTGTTGTGTCGATCTGCATCCAGTTTATCGGGGCCTTCTATTATCTCTGGAGCTCGGATGCGAACAAGACCATGAATGATGATCGTGCATGGAACATCACCGATTCTGTCATTATCGGGAGCTACACAACCGGCTCTCCAAAAATTACCGGAGTATCGATATATACACTCCCCCCGCTTCCCCCGCTCTTCGATTATAATTTCAGGTCATCAGGAACATAA
- a CDS encoding flagellin, translating to MTTSRYHGQQAYLTMHEQTHDQAFTGLEAAIVLIAFVVVAAVFSYVVLNTGFFVTQKSQDVIYAAVGQSDSALGPIGGVYGVTDPVSGQLVRINFSCRLAFGNTPVDFGSMTIVYNNATMLETLQRDPAIYNPAGCQANSGTWAVYQRVNSQSNDNQLRSGEEFMLSACPTQLPVKDDTIHLEIRPPNGVAMDITRSVGSLSGSVTRLH from the coding sequence ATGACAACTTCCCGGTACCACGGGCAGCAGGCATATCTCACCATGCATGAACAGACGCACGACCAGGCATTCACCGGACTCGAAGCTGCGATAGTCCTCATCGCGTTCGTCGTCGTTGCGGCCGTGTTCTCGTACGTTGTTCTCAATACGGGGTTCTTCGTTACCCAGAAGAGCCAGGATGTCATTTACGCTGCCGTGGGCCAGTCCGACTCGGCTTTGGGACCGATCGGCGGGGTCTATGGTGTGACGGACCCGGTCTCCGGGCAACTCGTCAGGATCAACTTCTCCTGCAGGCTCGCATTCGGGAACACCCCGGTCGATTTCGGGAGCATGACGATTGTGTACAATAATGCCACCATGCTTGAGACGCTCCAGAGGGATCCTGCCATCTACAACCCGGCCGGGTGCCAGGCGAACTCGGGGACATGGGCGGTATACCAGCGGGTTAATTCCCAGTCGAACGACAACCAGCTCAGGTCGGGGGAGGAGTTCATGCTCAGTGCCTGCCCCACGCAACTTCCTGTCAAGGATGATACCATCCACCTTGAGATCCGGCCACCGAACGGGGTTGCCATGGACATCACCCGGTCGGTCGGGAGCCTGTCAGGATCGGTCACCCGCCTGCACTGA
- a CDS encoding antibiotic biosynthesis monooxygenase, with the protein MAERVKTLAVPPENPITVVRIHYVKEGSEPQFEAELKKLMEVFSAIPANLGITIFRPGKHHDGVYRVVYKFASRDELDRWHASPTYLAWLETERGLTIAPPRMEVLTGLETWFTLPGQHVVKSPKRYKQAIISWIAVFPLTYVIALCINPFVGSQDLVVQKFIAATILIPILAWAAMPALTRVFAGWLYEPEDLPVQGEREPFR; encoded by the coding sequence ATGGCTGAGAGGGTGAAGACGCTGGCAGTTCCTCCGGAAAATCCTATCACGGTCGTGCGGATCCATTACGTGAAAGAAGGCTCTGAACCGCAGTTCGAGGCTGAATTAAAGAAACTCATGGAGGTCTTTTCCGCCATTCCCGCAAACCTCGGGATCACGATATTCCGGCCAGGAAAGCACCACGACGGGGTATACCGGGTGGTGTACAAGTTCGCATCCCGTGATGAACTCGACCGGTGGCATGCCTCGCCAACCTATCTTGCATGGCTCGAAACCGAGCGGGGGCTCACGATCGCCCCGCCCCGCATGGAAGTGCTCACGGGCCTTGAGACCTGGTTCACCCTTCCCGGGCAGCACGTGGTAAAATCCCCGAAACGGTACAAGCAGGCAATAATCTCGTGGATAGCAGTCTTTCCGCTCACCTACGTCATCGCACTCTGCATAAACCCCTTCGTGGGATCGCAGGATCTGGTTGTACAGAAATTCATTGCAGCCACCATCCTGATACCCATCCTTGCCTGGGCCGCGATGCCGGCGCTGACAAGGGTGTTTGCCGGGTGGCTGTACGAACCCGAGGACCTGCCGGTTCAGGGAGAGCGGGAGCCATTCCGCTGA
- the hisI gene encoding phosphoribosyl-AMP cyclohydrolase, producing MNLKFADGLIPVIVQDAQSREVLMMAYANIEAVRLTQETGFAHYYSRSRKKLWKKGEESGHFQKVLRILTDCDEDCLIYEVEQTGAACHTGYMSCFYRTLDGAVIGMKVFDPAKVYKKPGH from the coding sequence CTGAACCTGAAATTTGCAGACGGGCTCATCCCGGTGATCGTGCAGGATGCACAGAGCCGGGAAGTGCTCATGATGGCGTACGCGAATATCGAGGCGGTCCGGCTCACGCAGGAGACCGGGTTTGCCCACTATTACAGCCGGAGCAGGAAGAAACTCTGGAAAAAAGGCGAGGAGAGCGGCCACTTCCAGAAAGTTTTGAGGATCCTCACAGACTGCGACGAGGACTGCCTTATTTACGAGGTGGAGCAGACCGGGGCTGCCTGCCACACGGGATACATGTCCTGCTTCTACCGCACCCTGGACGGGGCGGTTATCGGGATGAAGGTCTTCGATCCCGCGAAGGTCTACAAAAAGCCCGGCCACTGA
- a CDS encoding A24 family peptidase C-terminal domain-containing protein yields the protein MELFYPMVISAVAVLATLVYTSYLDIRDRRVPFIHWLPMLAIGIVCTGWLIWQKTANLSLLFGYLALVASFLYADYLDNRGRTDSLGLTGYYKKSAIWYYLAGVLILVALSWFVLAPSVNIQLVPWYAMLAGIFLYVSYREYRGTPPVKARKGKKRPEINVSEAIERWYFVLIILIFAITGLLQFLSPGGWGSPALLVLLPAVFCGVFYIFGRMHLFGGADAWALIFISFAVPTFPFTPLLGNPPLGFLSFSVLINALILNLAAPVAIFVLNLVRGNRAPLMYMFFGFPVQGDRIQESWGFVMEDFDEKDGKISRKFIGFSDSLRRMYAGTNRVYTKDLREHPGEFTKELSIYKKAGTVWISYAVPFIIPITAGFITAIIFGDFLLAIMQFLT from the coding sequence ATGGAACTATTCTACCCGATGGTGATCTCGGCGGTTGCGGTCCTTGCCACCCTGGTCTATACCTCGTACCTGGACATCAGGGACCGCCGGGTGCCGTTCATCCACTGGCTCCCCATGCTTGCCATCGGGATTGTCTGCACCGGCTGGCTCATCTGGCAGAAGACCGCGAACTTAAGCCTTCTTTTTGGCTATCTCGCGCTTGTCGCAAGCTTCCTGTATGCAGACTATCTCGACAACCGGGGCAGGACAGATTCCCTTGGCCTTACCGGGTATTACAAAAAATCCGCCATCTGGTACTACCTTGCCGGAGTGCTCATCCTTGTCGCCCTGTCATGGTTTGTCCTTGCACCTTCGGTCAACATCCAGCTGGTTCCCTGGTACGCGATGCTTGCCGGGATCTTCCTGTATGTCAGTTACCGGGAATACCGGGGCACGCCACCGGTGAAGGCCCGCAAGGGCAAAAAGAGACCGGAGATCAATGTATCCGAAGCCATCGAACGCTGGTACTTCGTCCTGATCATCCTGATCTTTGCGATCACCGGCCTGCTCCAGTTCCTCTCGCCGGGCGGCTGGGGATCGCCGGCGCTTCTCGTTCTCCTTCCCGCCGTTTTCTGCGGGGTCTTTTACATCTTCGGAAGGATGCACCTCTTTGGCGGGGCGGATGCCTGGGCACTCATCTTCATCTCGTTTGCAGTCCCTACCTTCCCGTTCACCCCGCTTCTCGGGAATCCCCCGCTGGGATTTTTGTCCTTCTCGGTGCTGATCAACGCCCTGATCCTCAACCTCGCGGCCCCGGTCGCGATCTTCGTACTCAACCTCGTGCGGGGCAACCGGGCTCCCCTGATGTATATGTTCTTCGGCTTCCCGGTTCAGGGCGACAGAATCCAGGAGTCCTGGGGATTTGTGATGGAGGACTTCGATGAGAAGGACGGGAAGATCAGCCGGAAATTCATCGGTTTTTCCGATTCCCTCCGCAGGATGTATGCCGGGACCAACCGGGTGTACACAAAGGATCTCCGGGAGCACCCGGGCGAATTTACGAAGGAACTCTCGATTTACAAAAAAGCCGGCACGGTCTGGATCTCGTATGCGGTTCCCTTCATCATCCCGATCACGGCCGGTTTCATCACGGCAATCATCTTTGGAGACTTCCTCCTTGCAATCATGCAGTTCTTAACCTGA
- a CDS encoding response regulator, with protein MPPIPRILIVEDDEIIANLITTMLERKGYAVVGKVDSGEDAIRLAAELEPDLIIMDINLKGQLDGISAARYIFQLFHNPIIFLTALYDESLLERAKGAQPLGYILKPFTDKELSSNVELALYNHGFRKRYLDAYPIGEPKKIVGALEAILILDPRGRIIYFNPYSTRILDLPEDQILMHHWRDTMMIINDQTSEELKDPVPEVVKQMLVVMYEFNTALVTRTNKTRKVAIIVRPIKDEHNDLLGILMHIREKTLDQIKMARKL; from the coding sequence ATGCCTCCGATACCACGAATACTCATAGTCGAAGATGACGAGATCATCGCCAACCTGATAACCACGATGCTGGAACGCAAAGGATATGCTGTTGTCGGGAAAGTGGATTCGGGAGAAGATGCGATCCGTCTGGCAGCGGAACTTGAACCCGATCTTATTATCATGGATATCAACCTCAAAGGGCAGCTGGACGGGATATCTGCAGCCAGGTACATCTTCCAGCTCTTCCATAACCCGATCATCTTCTTGACAGCCCTGTACGATGAATCCCTGCTCGAACGTGCCAAGGGAGCCCAGCCGCTCGGGTACATTCTCAAACCATTCACGGACAAGGAACTGAGTTCCAACGTGGAACTTGCCCTCTACAACCACGGGTTCCGGAAACGGTATCTTGATGCCTACCCGATTGGTGAGCCAAAAAAGATCGTTGGTGCACTTGAGGCTATCCTGATTCTCGATCCCCGGGGAAGGATCATTTATTTCAACCCGTATTCGACACGGATCCTGGATCTTCCCGAAGACCAGATTCTGATGCATCACTGGCGGGATACCATGATGATCATCAACGATCAGACCAGCGAGGAACTTAAAGATCCCGTGCCGGAAGTGGTCAAACAGATGCTCGTCGTGATGTATGAATTCAATACTGCTCTTGTCACCCGGACCAACAAGACCCGGAAAGTTGCCATCATCGTGCGTCCCATCAAGGATGAGCACAATGATCTCCTTGGCATCCTGATGCATATCCGTGAGAAGACTCTTGACCAGATCAAGATGGCACGGAAACTTTGA
- the minD gene encoding cell division ATPase MinD encodes MVKVYTIASGKGGTGKTVVSVNLGTLLASFGKETYLMDADIGMANIGLVLGLQDAPVTLHEVLAGKATIGDAIYEGPAGLKVIPSGISLSGFQQADPERIRDVLSEIVRRCEFLLIDAPAGISRDGIVPLAVADEVILVVNPELSSIVDALKTRILTEVVGGHVRGAIINRVDPEKADVITRKMEKVLGVKVLGIIPEDPNIRRSTSSKVPIVIKYPASPASKAIRRIASDMAGISYTEEEPVVAKEKFIDRFTKALFKKKPKA; translated from the coding sequence ATGGTCAAGGTCTATACAATTGCTTCCGGAAAAGGGGGGACCGGCAAGACCGTGGTCTCAGTCAATCTCGGGACATTGCTTGCCTCATTCGGGAAAGAGACCTACCTCATGGACGCAGATATCGGGATGGCCAACATTGGCCTTGTTCTCGGGCTTCAGGACGCTCCCGTAACCCTGCACGAGGTGCTGGCAGGGAAGGCGACGATTGGCGATGCCATTTACGAGGGGCCGGCAGGTCTCAAGGTGATCCCGAGCGGAATCTCGCTTTCGGGGTTCCAGCAGGCAGATCCCGAACGTATCCGGGATGTCCTCTCTGAGATCGTCAGACGCTGCGAGTTCCTGTTGATCGATGCCCCGGCCGGGATCAGCAGGGACGGGATTGTGCCGCTCGCGGTTGCCGATGAAGTCATCCTTGTCGTCAACCCTGAACTTTCCTCGATTGTCGATGCCCTCAAGACCAGGATCCTGACCGAAGTTGTCGGGGGACACGTCAGAGGTGCGATCATCAACCGGGTTGACCCGGAGAAGGCCGATGTCATTACCCGGAAGATGGAGAAAGTGCTCGGGGTAAAAGTGCTCGGGATCATACCGGAAGATCCCAATATCCGGCGCTCAACGTCCTCAAAAGTACCCATTGTCATCAAGTACCCGGCATCACCGGCCTCAAAAGCTATCCGGAGGATAGCTTCGGATATGGCCGGCATATCATACACGGAGGAGGAACCGGTAGTGGCAAAGGAAAAGTTCATCGACCGGTTCACAAAAGCCCTTTTTAAGAAAAAGCCAAAGGCATAG
- a CDS encoding ATPase, T2SS/T4P/T4SS family: protein MNKDDEDSPGEANPLRKKTGAVKNGEAKPVIPADTPAPGREGTTGDFSLLMKKLNKAGKTGVPASPAPISPEKPDGEVVASLDDLFEEIPEDVSREKEPASVSSPSGSDTMVTVFSEKFPLPGPEPQPASETIASPAEDVTGIALDEKETPVLKNTAGKKAKDEKSARDDTPSDAAEKIITVDQISDLSGLILPKGASFSVDELRLHDRINAFEGSETTLPPAIDELWKKNFSAAGFKDLDIERDFFTGEPGPAAEPKRFSIGTLFKAIRQDQEEYDPAKHGPMVDLAFDDRADIEEMELYPVNEPYAYIRVTYDHSTHEYTYHVLEPALTDPEKELLREIKERLFETLDINTKDISKEDAKKRLRMATVDIIHDYGIRLSPLQREKIHYNMYKDFLGDGLIDAIMHDKYIEDISCDGVHTPIFAFHSSYESMKTTLSYPSAEELDSFVTKLAQRSGKYISIAEPILDATMQDGSRIQMTLGTEVTAHGSTFTIRKFKDEPITPTDLIEWHTFSPLAIAYIWLTVENGKSAIFAGGTASGKTTALNAISLFIPPMAKIVSLEDTREVKLPHPNWIPSVTRDSFDTAGRGEINMYELLRAAMRQRPEYIIVGEVRGKECQTLFQAMSTGHVTYSTTHADSVASVVHRIENPPMDVPRNMLSALDFICVQVQARVGGKRIRRNKQIVEILDIDPRTNELITNEVFKWRSATDEHTYSGKSYLLEEIMEAKGWTEGRMQEELRRRQEVLEWMRIKKIRHYKDVAKILISYHRDPEEVIENVRKDLYE from the coding sequence ATGAACAAGGATGATGAGGATTCGCCGGGCGAGGCAAACCCGCTCAGGAAAAAGACCGGCGCGGTAAAAAACGGGGAAGCGAAGCCCGTTATCCCGGCAGATACTCCTGCTCCGGGCCGGGAGGGCACTACCGGCGATTTCTCCCTCCTCATGAAGAAACTGAATAAAGCCGGCAAAACCGGGGTTCCTGCATCGCCCGCTCCAATATCCCCGGAGAAACCTGACGGGGAAGTCGTTGCAAGCCTCGATGACCTGTTCGAAGAGATCCCCGAAGATGTCAGCCGGGAAAAAGAACCCGCTTCCGTAAGTTCTCCTTCCGGTAGCGATACTATGGTAACGGTCTTCTCTGAAAAATTCCCGTTACCTGGTCCGGAACCGCAGCCTGCCTCTGAAACGATCGCCTCTCCGGCAGAAGACGTGACCGGGATCGCCTTAGATGAAAAAGAAACACCGGTACTGAAAAACACGGCCGGAAAAAAAGCAAAGGACGAAAAATCCGCCCGGGATGATACCCCGTCCGATGCGGCCGAGAAGATCATCACGGTCGACCAGATCTCGGATCTCTCCGGCCTGATCCTACCCAAGGGTGCAAGTTTCAGTGTCGATGAACTCCGGCTCCACGACCGCATTAACGCGTTCGAGGGATCCGAAACAACACTCCCCCCGGCAATCGATGAACTCTGGAAGAAGAACTTTTCAGCGGCAGGTTTCAAGGATCTCGATATCGAGCGTGACTTCTTTACCGGGGAACCGGGACCGGCAGCAGAGCCAAAGCGGTTCAGCATCGGGACGCTCTTCAAGGCTATCCGTCAGGACCAGGAGGAATACGATCCGGCAAAACACGGTCCGATGGTTGATCTGGCATTTGACGATCGTGCGGACATTGAAGAGATGGAACTCTACCCGGTCAACGAACCGTATGCATACATCCGGGTTACCTACGACCACTCCACCCACGAGTATACGTACCATGTTCTCGAACCGGCCTTAACCGATCCCGAAAAAGAACTTCTCCGGGAGATCAAGGAACGGCTCTTTGAGACGCTTGATATCAATACCAAGGATATCTCGAAGGAAGACGCGAAAAAAAGGCTCCGGATGGCAACGGTGGACATCATCCATGACTACGGGATCCGCCTCTCCCCCCTGCAGCGGGAGAAGATCCATTACAACATGTACAAGGATTTTCTCGGCGACGGCCTGATCGATGCGATCATGCACGACAAGTATATCGAGGATATCTCCTGCGATGGCGTCCATACCCCGATCTTTGCCTTCCATTCCAGCTACGAGTCGATGAAGACCACCCTATCGTACCCTTCGGCAGAGGAGCTCGATTCCTTTGTTACCAAGCTGGCCCAGCGTTCGGGGAAATATATCTCGATAGCAGAACCGATCCTCGATGCCACCATGCAGGACGGTTCCCGTATCCAGATGACCCTCGGGACAGAAGTGACGGCGCACGGGTCAACGTTCACCATCCGTAAATTCAAGGATGAACCCATCACTCCCACGGATCTTATCGAATGGCATACCTTCTCGCCGCTGGCCATTGCCTATATCTGGCTGACGGTGGAGAACGGCAAGTCTGCCATCTTTGCCGGGGGAACCGCCTCGGGCAAGACCACCGCTCTCAACGCGATCTCTCTTTTTATCCCCCCCATGGCAAAGATTGTCTCGCTTGAGGATACCCGCGAGGTGAAACTCCCGCACCCGAACTGGATCCCGAGCGTTACCCGGGATTCGTTCGATACTGCGGGCAGGGGGGAGATCAATATGTACGAGCTCCTCCGGGCTGCGATGCGCCAGCGTCCGGAGTACATCATCGTGGGCGAGGTCCGTGGCAAGGAATGCCAGACCCTTTTCCAGGCCATGAGTACCGGCCACGTCACCTACTCGACCACCCACGCGGATTCTGTTGCAAGCGTGGTGCACCGTATCGAGAATCCCCCCATGGACGTGCCGCGGAACATGCTCTCGGCACTGGATTTCATCTGTGTCCAGGTCCAGGCACGGGTCGGCGGCAAGCGTATCCGGCGGAACAAGCAGATCGTCGAGATCCTGGACATTGATCCAAGAACGAACGAGCTGATCACGAACGAAGTCTTCAAGTGGCGGTCCGCAACTGACGAGCACACCTACTCCGGGAAATCCTACCTTCTCGAAGAGATCATGGAAGCGAAAGGGTGGACAGAAGGCCGGATGCAGGAAGAACTGAGGCGCAGGCAGGAAGTGCTCGAATGGATGCGGATCAAGAAGATCCGGCACTACAAGGATGTTGCAAAGATCCTCATCTCCTATCACCGCGACCCGGAGGAGGTCATCGAGAACGTGAGGAAAGACCTCTATGAATAG
- a CDS encoding type II secretion system F family protein: MNSYERFCFNLLSKRMKGRREEYSQLRNDLISARFRTPFEVYISTALVSSILVGLVAAVLTGLLTYLLKLPLLIKYKGAVPAQFLMLSPYSLVIGTVVITILSLLIFGGLTYAAFLMYPGIEAGNRRRNIDASLPYAINYITSMSTAGITPAEIFRLLGDSPIYGECSVESRYIAREIDIFGRDLIDAIRLVSASTPSKRMKEFLQGAMASISSGGNLTDYFRTKADQYALENRQTQKQFLDMLALIAESYVTAMVAGTLFLIILQSIMSVLSSDNRPLFLYAVIYIMIPLGSIAFVVMISTMTPES; the protein is encoded by the coding sequence ATGAATAGTTACGAGCGGTTCTGCTTCAACCTCTTAAGCAAGCGGATGAAGGGCAGGCGGGAAGAGTATTCCCAGCTCAGAAACGACCTCATCTCCGCCCGGTTCAGGACACCGTTTGAAGTTTACATCTCTACTGCCCTCGTCAGTTCTATCCTTGTCGGGCTCGTTGCAGCAGTCCTGACAGGCCTTCTCACGTACCTGCTGAAGCTCCCTCTGCTGATCAAGTACAAAGGCGCAGTTCCTGCGCAGTTCCTGATGCTCTCACCGTACAGCCTTGTTATCGGGACCGTTGTGATAACCATCCTCTCCCTCCTCATCTTTGGCGGGCTCACGTATGCCGCGTTTCTCATGTACCCGGGTATCGAGGCTGGTAACCGGCGCAGGAACATCGATGCAAGCCTGCCGTACGCGATAAATTATATCACTTCCATGTCAACGGCGGGGATTACGCCGGCAGAGATATTCCGGTTACTGGGTGACAGCCCGATCTACGGGGAGTGTTCGGTGGAATCCCGGTACATTGCCCGGGAGATCGATATCTTCGGCCGCGACCTCATCGATGCCATCCGGCTCGTGTCGGCAAGCACCCCGAGCAAGCGGATGAAGGAATTTTTACAGGGAGCAATGGCCAGTATATCGAGCGGGGGCAACCTGACCGATTATTTCCGGACCAAGGCAGACCAGTATGCCCTTGAGAACCGCCAGACCCAGAAACAGTTCCTCGACATGCTGGCCCTTATCGCGGAATCGTATGTAACGGCGATGGTTGCCGGGACACTGTTTTTGATCATTCTCCAGTCCATCATGTCCGTCCTGTCCAGTGATAACCGTCCCCTGTTCCTCTATGCCGTTATTTACATCATGATCCCGCTGGGAAGCATTGCATTTGTCGTCATGATCAGCACCATGACACCGGAGTCCTGA